In a single window of the Labeo rohita strain BAU-BD-2019 chromosome 23, IGBB_LRoh.1.0, whole genome shotgun sequence genome:
- the bhlhe23 gene encoding class E basic helix-loop-helix protein 23 — protein MNVGDENLLKSISNDTLLDLTQRYGQSAFGFGAGHGAGSPGRYSLTPAADFLSGQTGKSNESGGEQTSDEDDGFDHLESRKRSAGFDEEKHPGALAKKPKEQRSLRLSINARERRRMHDLNDALDGLRSVIPYAHSPSVRKLSKIATLLLAKNYILMQAQALEEMRRLVAYLNQGQTITSPIPTALAPFGQAAVYPFSSTALATCAEKCSSFSGTPSNLFKHCNDKP, from the coding sequence ATGAATGTCGGCGACGAGAACTTGCTGAAATCGATCAGCAACGATACCCTGCTGGATCTGACGCAGCGCTACGGACAGTCCGCCTTCGGCTTCGGCGCTGGCCATGGTGCTGGAAGTCCTGGCCGCTACTCTCTCACACCTGCCGCGGATTTCCTCTCCGGTCAAACGGGAAAGTCGAACGAAAGTGGCGGAGAGCAGACCAGCGATGAAGACGATGGCTTCGACCACCTCGAGTCTCGTAAGAGAAGCGCGGGCTTCGACGAAGAGAAGCATCCGGGCGCGCTCGCCAAGAAACCGAAGGAGCAGAGATCTCTCCGGTTGAGCATCAACGCGCGGGAGCGGAGACGCATGCACGACCTGAATGACGCGCTGGACGGCCTGAGGTCTGTGATTCCCTACGCGCACAGTCCGTCAGTGAGAAAACTCTCTAAAATCGCAACTTTGCTTCTTGCAAAAAACTACATCCTAATGCAGGCGCAGGCGCTGGAGGAAATGCGCCGGTTGGTGGCTTATCTAAACCAAGGACAGACTATAACTTCGCCGATTCCCACCGCGCTCGCACCTTTCGGACAGGCGGCCGTGTATCCGTTTTCGAGCACGGCACTGGCCACCTGCGCGGAGAAATGCAGCTCGTTCTCCGGGACCCCGTCCAACCTGTTCAAACACTGCAACGACAAGCCTTGA